One window from the genome of Cytobacillus oceanisediminis encodes:
- a CDS encoding tail chaperonin produces MLIDPSLLEDDRVDELPFEFENYEDEVAFKEQLRQWHETYGSIFMTEINEVAFFFRALTRKEMEIAKEVYKDDYERTEYICKVCVIEPQIDDYSLDIFAGVPEVLCRAILEESGYTDAQKIKIMIARWEKQMEDVENQLPLVIKEAFHDIPLEEIEAWPMEKITEYYVKAKWLLENIRGLSLVSSEETQE; encoded by the coding sequence ATGCTGATTGATCCGAGTTTGCTTGAGGACGATAGGGTGGATGAACTCCCCTTTGAGTTTGAGAACTATGAGGATGAAGTAGCTTTTAAGGAACAGCTTCGGCAATGGCATGAAACATACGGCTCTATCTTTATGACTGAAATCAATGAAGTGGCTTTCTTTTTTAGGGCTTTAACCAGAAAAGAAATGGAGATTGCCAAAGAAGTCTATAAGGACGATTACGAAAGAACGGAATATATATGCAAAGTCTGTGTCATCGAGCCCCAAATCGATGATTATTCTTTAGATATTTTTGCTGGTGTGCCGGAAGTATTATGCCGGGCCATCCTCGAGGAATCTGGCTATACAGATGCCCAGAAAATCAAAATCATGATTGCCAGATGGGAAAAACAGATGGAGGATGTAGAAAATCAGCTTCCGCTTGTGATAAAGGAAGCCTTCCACGATATTCCGCTGGAAGAAATAGAGGCATGGCCAATGGAAAAGATTACGGAGTATTATGTGAAAGCTAAATGGCTTCTTGAAAACATCCGGGGTCTTAGCCTGGTAAGTTCAGAAGAAACGCAAGAATAA
- a CDS encoding tail chaperonin: MKREEELFVEDIQGDGVSTVNVAEEITEEDPAMAEQEIFPGGPTHDDLEKWKGQYNGEVYLTEFDDENIFVWRPIKRKEYKDIAKIQNADQFYKEERICEKSVLFPAKYSFMHMSAGKAGIPTLLSELILEKSGFVAKTGAMRLS, translated from the coding sequence ATGAAAAGAGAAGAAGAGTTATTCGTGGAAGACATCCAAGGAGATGGCGTATCCACTGTAAATGTGGCAGAAGAAATCACTGAAGAAGACCCAGCGATGGCTGAACAGGAGATTTTCCCTGGAGGACCTACTCACGATGACCTTGAAAAGTGGAAAGGCCAATATAATGGCGAAGTCTACTTAACTGAATTTGACGATGAAAACATATTTGTATGGCGCCCAATTAAGCGTAAAGAATACAAGGATATCGCAAAAATCCAAAACGCAGACCAGTTTTATAAAGAGGAACGTATTTGTGAAAAATCCGTTCTGTTCCCAGCAAAATACAGCTTCATGCATATGAGTGCCGGAAAAGCTGGAATTCCAACTCTTCTAAGCGAATTAATCCTTGAGAAAAGTGGGTTTGTGGCAAAAACAGGCGCTATGCGCTTAAGCTAA
- a CDS encoding virion structural protein, with protein sequence MSSASRYQSTFNSFSGADIIAVITPQNGGKARVLGELQTISYSVFRPTAPVFALGRIGAKGAVRGARTVAGSLIFTVFDRHVLYDVMKDMQGNSKYRPMKSDEIPAFDVTINFLNEYGQAAQMIIYGVHLMSEGQTMSIEDMITENVMEFIALDIDTMIPDAVKEHWDYDYK encoded by the coding sequence ATGAGTTCCGCAAGCAGATACCAAAGCACCTTTAACAGTTTCAGCGGCGCTGACATTATTGCAGTCATTACCCCGCAGAATGGCGGAAAAGCCCGTGTACTGGGAGAGCTTCAAACCATCTCTTATTCTGTGTTCCGGCCAACAGCACCGGTCTTCGCATTAGGAAGAATTGGCGCTAAGGGTGCGGTAAGGGGAGCAAGAACCGTTGCAGGAAGTTTAATATTCACTGTGTTTGATAGACATGTCCTATATGACGTCATGAAGGATATGCAGGGAAACAGCAAATATCGCCCTATGAAATCGGATGAAATACCTGCATTTGATGTAACAATCAATTTTCTAAATGAATATGGCCAGGCAGCCCAGATGATCATTTATGGAGTCCATCTGATGTCTGAGGGTCAAACCATGTCCATCGAAGATATGATCACAGAAAATGTTATGGAATTCATCGCACTCGATATTGACACCATGATCCCAGATGCCGTGAAAGAACATTGGGATTACGACTATAAATAG